From one Alosa alosa isolate M-15738 ecotype Scorff River chromosome 5, AALO_Geno_1.1, whole genome shotgun sequence genomic stretch:
- the atoh1a gene encoding protein atonal homolog 1a, with amino-acid sequence MDGLRLESLNKDAKEMSELEVQQSGLGRGERREYPPSLALMDSSDPRAWLAPAQPGTCAPHADYLLHSPGSSVEGVSPPAGHLSNFRKSSKTPVKVRELCRLKGSLTTDDGRQRAPSSKSTNVVQKQRRQAANARERRRMHGLNHAFDELRSVIPAFDNDKKLSKYETLQMAQIYINALSDLLEGPGAKADSPNSSVSSTVYEGDNTPRGSPTTRVFPAQLTGMPFAYEDASFASFMEQNMQSPTGKSESENSKDSPRSNRSDGEFSPHSHFSDSDETHLELQSEDELSELKLPSHQAY; translated from the coding sequence ATGGATGGACTGCGTCTGGAAAGCCTGAACAAAGACGCGAAGGAGATGAGTGAACTCGAAGTCCAACAGTCTggtttggggaggggggagcGGCGCGAGTACCCACCGAGTCTGGCACTCATGGACAGCAGTGACCCACGCGCCTGGCTCGCTCCCGCGCAGCCTGGCACCTGTGCGCCACACGCCGACTACCTGCTGCACTCGCCCGGCTCAAGTGTGGAAGGCGTGTCTCCACCAGCAGGTCACCTCTCCAACTTTAGGAAGAGCTCCAAAACCCCTGTCAAAGTGCGTGAGTTGTGTCGACTCAAGGGCTCGCTGACAACGGACGATGGAAGGCAGAGAGCTCCATCCAGCAAATCCACCAACGTGGTGCAAAAACAGAGGCGCCAGGCTGCCAACGCACGGGAACGGCGGCGTATGCACGGACTGAACCACGCCTTTGACGAGCTACGGAGCGTCATCCCGGCATTTGACAACGACAAGAAGCTCTCCAAATACGAGACTCTGCAGATGGCTCAGATCTACATCAATGCTCTGTCTGATCTTCTGGAGGGTCCGGGTGCTAAAGCAGATTCGCCAAACAGCAGCGTGTCCTCCACCGTCTACGAGGGGGACAACACACCCAGGGGGTCGCCGACAACCAGGGTTTTCCCTGCCCAGTTAACCGGAATGCCATTCGCCTATGAGGATGCGTCGTTCGCTTCTTTCATGGAACAGAATATGCAGTCACCTACGGGGAAGTCCGAATCTGAAAACAGCAAAGACTCACCCCGGTCGAACAGAAGCGATGGAGAGTTTTCCCCCCACTCTCACTTTAGCGACTCGGATGAGACTCACCTGGAGCTTCAGAGCGAAGACGAACTGTCGGAACTGAAACTTCCAAGCCACCAAGCATACTAA